The Candidatus Coatesbacteria bacterium genome includes a region encoding these proteins:
- a CDS encoding T9SS type A sorting domain-containing protein, producing MKRTSVFILLLLLPAVVAAQGLDFGSGEIYGTFTSDHSVMDSTWPAGSDDLYLWFGGFWTAFTYQGQETAVTHQYADPDWAGQSEIVTSDEPEWSDIPDGVGQLSDLDFFYEADDSAHPDPPGLYSWCQGMSWADAPDEDYLILHYTVFNNTGEDIDDFYLGFLADADVGPEGNDNMDDWVAYDSSGRFGYMYDDDDSSLGYIGVKPLINTACSFNWWDWNNDPESDAEIYNLMANGEFDDPPIEAFDYRFLICCGPYQVDDGDELCFDVALAVGEDLDDLRANMNAAVTMHDDLPIGVRLLDFAAESRGGDVGLSWLTDGDAVGYRLSRRPAGSVAWTPLTEEPLSGGPAGSYLDRALEPGDYDYRLTALEPDGRSVELGTCSVSVSGQTPGALSLGGIYPSPAADRTTCLIEMPEAGTVTLTLYDLAGRRVLERSVEVTAGRREIALDVAGLESGVYTLRVDGCGERASGRLVISR from the coding sequence ATGAAGCGCACTTCGGTTTTCATACTGCTCCTGCTGCTCCCCGCGGTCGTCGCCGCCCAGGGCCTGGATTTCGGCAGCGGCGAGATCTACGGCACATTCACCAGTGATCATTCCGTTATGGACAGCACCTGGCCCGCAGGCTCCGACGATCTGTACCTTTGGTTCGGCGGCTTCTGGACGGCCTTCACCTACCAGGGCCAGGAAACCGCGGTGACTCATCAATACGCCGATCCCGACTGGGCAGGTCAGAGCGAGATCGTCACCTCGGACGAGCCGGAGTGGTCCGACATTCCCGACGGGGTCGGCCAGCTCTCCGATCTGGACTTCTTCTACGAGGCCGACGATTCCGCCCATCCCGATCCGCCGGGTCTCTACAGCTGGTGCCAGGGGATGAGCTGGGCCGACGCCCCCGATGAGGACTACCTTATCCTGCACTACACGGTCTTCAATAACACCGGCGAGGACATCGACGACTTTTATCTCGGGTTCCTCGCCGACGCCGACGTCGGACCCGAGGGCAATGACAACATGGACGATTGGGTGGCTTACGACTCCAGCGGCCGCTTCGGTTACATGTACGACGACGACGATTCCTCGCTGGGTTATATCGGCGTCAAACCGCTGATCAACACCGCCTGTTCCTTCAACTGGTGGGATTGGAACAACGATCCGGAATCCGATGCGGAAATCTACAATTTGATGGCTAACGGCGAATTCGACGATCCGCCGATCGAGGCCTTCGACTACCGCTTCCTGATCTGCTGCGGCCCCTACCAGGTGGACGACGGCGATGAGCTGTGCTTCGACGTGGCCCTGGCCGTGGGTGAGGACCTGGACGATCTGCGGGCCAACATGAACGCCGCCGTGACCATGCACGACGACCTGCCGATCGGCGTACGCCTGCTCGATTTCGCCGCCGAGTCCCGGGGCGGCGACGTGGGGCTGAGCTGGCTGACCGACGGAGACGCCGTCGGCTACCGCCTGTCCCGTCGACCGGCGGGCAGCGTCGCCTGGACCCCCCTGACCGAGGAGCCGCTCAGCGGCGGCCCCGCCGGCAGCTACCTGGATCGGGCCCTGGAGCCCGGCGATTACGACTACCGCTTGACGGCGCTGGAGCCCGACGGCCGCAGTGTCGAGCTGGGCACCTGCTCGGTATCCGTCAGCGGTCAGACGCCGGGAGCCCTCAGTTTGGGCGGGATCTACCCCAGCCCGGCCGCCGATCGCACGACCTGCCTCATCGAGATGCCCGAGGCCGGTACGGTCACCCTGACCCTCTACGACCTGGCCGGCCGCCGGGTGCTGGAGCGCAGCGTCGAGGTCACGGCGGGCCGCCGCGAGATCGCCCTCGACGTCGCCGGTCTGGAGAGCGGGGTCTACACCCTGCGCGTCGACGGCTGCGGCGAGCGGGCCTCCGGCCGCCTGGTCATCAGCCGTTAG